The genomic region CCCGCCGCGCGACGCGGACGTCCCCCGACGCACCCGGACCGGGACGGTCGCGGTCGTCGGCGGCGGACCGACGGCCGACCGCATCGCCGACGCCCTGGCCCGCGCCGGGCACGACGTGGCGCCGCGGCGGATGTCCGACGACGCGGATCCGGGCACCGCCCTCGCCGTGATCGTGGCGCACTTCGCGATCGCCCCGGCCGTCTACGGGCGCTGGTCGCGGGAGGACGTGCCGCACCTGCCCGTCGTCCTCGGCGACCGGCATGCGGTCGTCGGCCCGCTCGTCGAGCCCGGGCGGACGCCCTGCTGCTACTGCCTGGACCTCGGACGGCGGGACGCGGATCCGGCCTGGCCCGCCATCGCGACCCAGCTGCTCGGGCGCGACAGCGGATCCGAGGCGGGGCTCGTGCCCGCCGAGCTCGCCGCCCTCGCCGCGCGTCCCGCCGACCGCCTGCTGGCGACGGGCGAGAACGCGCTCGCGACGCACCAGGCGATCCTCGACGTGCGGACGGGCCGGGTCACCCGCCGCGCTTCGCGCCCCCACCCGCGATGCGGGTGTCGAGCTCTGCCAGGAACCGCGACGGCTCCCGCTGACCGGATCGCTGCGGTCCGCTCCGGCTCCAGGAGAGCCGGAGCCCGGACCGGGCGCGCGTGATCCCGACGTAGAGGAGGCGCCGCTCCTCGTCGACCGCCTCGAGCGTCTGCGCGTAGCTGATGGGAACGAGCCCCTCGCTGAGCCCCATCAGGTAGACGTGCTCCCACTCGAGGCCCTTGGCGGAGTGCAGCGTCGCGAGGGTGACCGCGGAGACGGTCGGCTCGTGCTGGCCGGCCTGGCGCTCGAGCAGCTCGTCGGTGAAGGCGCGGAAGGTGCTGCCCGCGGGCATGCGCTCGGCGAGGCCCATGATCGCGTCGAGCGACTCCCACCGGTCGCGCACGGCGCCCGGCTGCTCGGGCGGCTGCTGGCTCCAGCCGAGGCCGCGGAGCACGTCGCTCACCGACTTGAACAGCGGTTCGCCGGAGATGGACACGGACGCGCCGCGCAGCGCGAGGAGGGCCTGCTTGATCTCGGGGCGGTCGAAGAAGCGCTGGGATCCGCGCACCTGGTAGCTGACCCCCGCGTCGCCGAGCGCCTGCTCCAGCACCGCCGACTGGCCGTTCATCCGGTAGAGCACCGCGATGTCCTCGGGCGCGATCCCGGAGGCGATCTGCTGGGCGATGGCGCCCGCGATCGCGCGCGCCTCTGCGCCGTCGGACGGGAACGCGCTCACCTGCGGCGCGCGGAAGCCCTCGCCTCGGCCGGGGACGGCGGAGGATCCGCGGCCCTTCGCGGCGCGGGCGGAGGGCGTGCCCGTGCCGTCGCCGTCGGGATCCGCGTCCGCCGACACGAGCGTGAGCGCGCCCGGCCGGCCGCGCATGAGCCGGTTCGCCGCCTCGGTGATGCCGGAGGTCGACCGGTAGTTGCGCTCCAGCCGCACGACCGTCGCCTCGGGGAAGCGCGACGCGAAGTCGAGGAGGTACGCGCTCTTGGCGCCCGCGAACGAGTAGATGGTCTGGCTGGCGTCGCCGACGACGCAGAGGTCACGCCGGTCGCCCATCCAGAGGTCGAGGATCGTCTGCTGCAGCGGCGAGACGTCCTGGTACTCGTCGACCACGAAGAAGCGGTACTGCTCGCGCACCTGCTGCGCGACCCAGGGCTCGGCCTCGATCATGCCCGCGGTCGCGAGCAGCACGTCCTCGAAGTCGAGCTGGCGGCGCTGGTCCTTGATGTCCTCGTAGGCCTGGAGCAGAGCGACGGCCTGGTCGGCGTCGAGCTGCGGCGGCAGCGTGCGCGTGGTGCGCGCGGCGAGGCCGTACTGCTCGATGGAGATCATCGAGACCTTCCGCCACTCGACCTCGGCGGCCATGTCGCGGAGCGCGGCCGTGTCGAGGCGGAGGCGCAGCGACT from Clavibacter michiganensis subsp. insidiosus harbors:
- a CDS encoding ATP-dependent helicase; its protein translation is MTDQLVPGTPGRDPYGSTASGALPAPVSLGPATADEPGDPPVEEARTAESLLEALDDQQRLAAQALLGPVVVLAGAGTGKTRAITHRIAYGIQAGVYPPNRVMALTFTSRAAAELRGRLRELGAGPVTARTFHAAALKQLNFFWPQVVGGTMPRLIESKGRMLGHAAESLRLRLDTAALRDMAAEVEWRKVSMISIEQYGLAARTTRTLPPQLDADQAVALLQAYEDIKDQRRQLDFEDVLLATAGMIEAEPWVAQQVREQYRFFVVDEYQDVSPLQQTILDLWMGDRRDLCVVGDASQTIYSFAGAKSAYLLDFASRFPEATVVRLERNYRSTSGITEAANRLMRGRPGALTLVSADADPDGDGTGTPSARAAKGRGSSAVPGRGEGFRAPQVSAFPSDGAEARAIAGAIAQQIASGIAPEDIAVLYRMNGQSAVLEQALGDAGVSYQVRGSQRFFDRPEIKQALLALRGASVSISGEPLFKSVSDVLRGLGWSQQPPEQPGAVRDRWESLDAIMGLAERMPAGSTFRAFTDELLERQAGQHEPTVSAVTLATLHSAKGLEWEHVYLMGLSEGLVPISYAQTLEAVDEERRLLYVGITRARSGLRLSWSRSGPQRSGQREPSRFLAELDTRIAGGGAKRGG